The following are encoded together in the Lathyrus oleraceus cultivar Zhongwan6 chromosome 3, CAAS_Psat_ZW6_1.0, whole genome shotgun sequence genome:
- the LOC127126857 gene encoding pentatricopeptide repeat-containing protein At5g65560, which translates to MLLCRTRNAVFKPSLSSLLHFYSSYSKKNKTNPNFTNPKTLSPQSLQPNSSKASIPRLLPNTTLYSLLTDLVSCPTDTAIDSVLDSYKGELTSNLVLGVLMSYNHLGRTKTLKFFSWAGEKMDFQFDDAVIEYMVDFFGRRKLFDDIKCLLMTIVARKGQVSFKALSICIRFLGREGRINEALSLFDEMESVFGCKPDNLVCNNVLYVLCKKQSSVEMIELALSIFDKIESPDTYSCSNMIVGLCRLGRFDAALEIFYKMDKVGVHPTRSAMNVLIGELCLLSSKEGSVEKVKVTNTRRPYNILVPNMGGNRAAIQPAVEVFFTAVNSGLLPSTFVVFRLMSELCRLGNTEEAIKVLKIVEERKLTCVQEGYSIVMKALCDHRRVEEAGNLFGRMLETGLKPKLVVYNSVISMLCKLGDLDNAHGVFEIMNKNRCFPDSLTYIALIHAHCEFKNWKFAYELLVEMLGLGWIPHFHTYNLVDSLLREHDQLNLCLKLERKLENQKLLKMCKEGQLDDAYEKVKSMLEKGVYLSAYARDTFKLEFQKSGKLEIAHELLENTQRV; encoded by the coding sequence ATGCTGCTTTGTAGAACCAGAAATGCTGTTTTCAAACCCAGTCTTTCCTCTCTTCTTCATTTCTACTCTTCATATTCCAAGAAAAACAAAACTAACCCTAATTTCACAAACCCTAAAACCCTTTCCCCCCAATCACTTCAACCCAATTCCTCCAAAGCTTCAATTCCGCGTCTTTTACCTAATACAACGCTTTACTCATTGCTCACTGACCTCGTTTCTTGCCCCACTGACACTGCCATTGACAGTGTTTTGGATTCTTACAAAGGAGAATTAACCTCCAACCTCGTGCTTGGTGTCTTGATGAGTTACAATCACTTGGGTAGAACCAaaactttgaaatttttctcatGGGCTGGGGAAAAAATGGATTTTCAATTTGATGATGCTGTGATTGAGTACATGGTTGATTTCTTTGGTAGAAGGAAACTCTTTGATGATATTAAGTGTTTGTTAATGACAATTGTTGCTCGTAAGGGTCAAGTTTCGTTTAAGGCGTTGTCTATTTGTATAAGGTTTTTGGGTAGAGAAGGGAGAATCAATGAAGCATTGTCATTGTTTGATGAAATGGAAAGTGTGTTTGGGTGTAAACCTGATAATCTTGTGTGTAACAATGTGCTTTATGTGTTGTGTAAGAAGCAATCTTCTGTGGAGATGATTGAGCTTGCACTTTCGATTTTTGATAAGATTGAATCTCCTGATACTTATTCTTGTAGTAATATGATTGTTGGTTTGTGTAGACTTGGTAGATTCGATGCAGCTCTTGAGATTTTTTACAAAATGGATAAGGTTGGTGTGCATCCAACTCGTTCTGCGATGAATGTTCTTATTGGGGAGCTTTGTTTGTTGAGTTCAAAAGAAGGGTCTGTTGAGAAAGTTAAAGTGACGAATACCCGTAGACCGTATAATATTTTAGTTCCTAACATGGGAGGAAATCGGGCTGCAATTCAGCCTGCTGTTGAAGTGTTTTTCACAGCTGTTAATTCTGGCTTGTTGCCTAGTACTTTTGTTGTGTTTAGGCTTATGTCTGAGCTTTGTCGCTTAGGTAACACCGAAGAAGCCATTAAAGTGTTGAAGATTGTTGAGGAAAGAAAGCTAACTTGTGTTCAAGAGGGATACTCAATTGTTATGAAGGCGTTGTGTGATCATCGCAGAGTGGAGGAAGCCGGTAATTTGTTTGGGAGAATGTTGGAGACCGGCTTAAAGCCGAAGTTAGTTGTTTACAATTCTGTTATATCGATGTTGTGCAAATTAGGAGATTTAGACAACGCGCACGGTGTGTTTGAAATCATGAACAAGAATAGATGTTTTCCAGATAGTTTAACTTACATTGCTTTAATCCATGCTCATTGCGAATTTAAGAATTGGAAATTTGCTTATGAATTGTTAGTGGAAATGTTGGGATTGGGATGGATTCCACATTTTCATACTTACAATTTGGTAGATAGTCTTTTGAGAGAACATGATCAATTGAATTTATGCCTTAAATTGGAAAGAAAATTGGAGAATCAGAAGTTGCTGAAGATGTGCAAGGAAGGTCAACTAGATGATGCTTATGAGAAAGTAAAATCAATGCTTGAAAAGGGTGTTTATTTATCAGCTTATGCTAGAGACACATTTAAGCTTGAGTTTCAAAAGAGTGGCAAGTTAGAAATAGCACATGAGTTACTGGAAAATACTCAAAGAGTTTAG